The following are encoded together in the Glycine max cultivar Williams 82 chromosome 8, Glycine_max_v4.0, whole genome shotgun sequence genome:
- the LOC100814065 gene encoding subtilisin-like protease SBT2.2 codes for MENMHWPQHIHLVVLFFLGMVLIPSSCQSDATTTVYIVTLRQAPASHYHQHELITVGNNSRHGSSGRRRTRVHKPRHQNVTKPDRKRGSYFSRVHDSLLNKVFNGEKYLKLYSYHYLINGFAVLVTQQQAEKLSRRREVSNVVLDFSVRTATTHTPQFLGLPQGAWSQAGGFETAGEGITIGFVDTGIDPTHPSFADDKSEHPFPVPAHFSGICEVTPDFPSRSCNRKLVGARHFAASAITRGIFNSSQDYASPFDGDGHGTHTASVAAGNHGIPVVVAGQFFGNASGMAPHSHIAIYKALYKRFGGFAADVVAAIDQAAQDRVDIICLSITPNRRPSGIATFFNPIDMALLSAAKAGIFVVQAAGNTGPSPMSMSSFSPWIFTVGATSHDRVYINSLCLGNNVTIPGVGLAPGTYENTLFKLIHARHALNKNTTVTDDMYIGECQDSSKFSQDLVQGNLLICSYSVQFVLGLSTIQQALETAMNLSAVGVVFSMDPFVTSFQLNPVPMKMPGIIIPSANDSKILLQYYNSSLQIDGDSNKIVKFGAVASIGGGLEANCNNEAPMVVYYSARGPDPEDSLPHEADIMKPNLVAPGNFIWAAWSSVATDSVEFLGENFAMMSGTSMAAPHVAGLAALVKQKFPNFSPAAIGSALSTTASLYDNNRRPIMAQRSYPSIDLNLSPATPFDMGSGFVNATAALNPGLLFDSGYDDYMSFLCGINGSTPTVLNYTGQNCWTYNSTLYGPDLNLPSITIARLNQSRVVQRTIQNIAGNETYNVGWSAPYGTSMKVFPNHFSLASGERLVLSVIFNATSNSSAASYGRIGLYGNQGHVVNIPVAVIFKIL; via the exons ATGGAAAACATGCATTGGCCACAGCATATACATTTAGTGGTActatttttcttgggaatggttctaataccttcctcgtgtcAAAGTGATGCAACTACAACTGTGTACATTGTTACTCTGAGACAAGCTCCTGCTTCTCACTATCATCAACATGAGTTGATCACAGTGGGCAACAACTCTAGACATGGTTCATCTGGGAGAAGAAGAACTAGAGTTCACAAACCAAG ACATCAGAATGTTACAAAGCCAGATAGGAAACGTGGTTCATACTTTTCCCGAGTTCACGACTCGTTGTTGAATAAAGTGTTTAATGGGGAGAAATATCTGAAGCTCTATAGCTAccattatttgattaatggattTGCTGTGCTGGTTACCCAACAACAG GCAGAAAAACTGTCAAGGAGAAGAGAAGTGTCCAATGTGGTTTTGGATTTTTCTGTGAGGACTGCAACCACACACACTCCACAATTTTTGGGTCTGCCACAGGGAGCTTGGTCGCAAGCAGGTGGGTTTGAAACTGCTGGAGAAGGAATCACCATTGGGTTTGTTGACACTGGCATTGATCCTACACATCCTAGTTTTGCTGACGATAAATCTGAACATCCATTCCCCGTTCCTGCTCATTTCTCTGGCATCTGCGAGGTTACTCCGGATTTTCCGTCCCGTTCTTGCAATAGGAAGCTTGTTGGGGCTAGACATTTTGCTGCTTCTGCTATAACCAGAGGAATATTTAACTCATCTCAGGACTATGCTTCTCCCTTTGATGGCGATGGCCACGGCAC GCATACAGCTTCTGTTGCAGCTGGAAACCATGGAATTCCAGTGGTCGTTGCTGGGCAATTTTTTGGAAATGCTAGTGGGATGGCTCCTCATTCACA CATTGCCATTTACAAGGCACTATACAAGAGATTTGGAGGATTTGCAGCGGATGTTGTTGCAGCTATTGACCAG GCAGCTCAGGATAGGGTTGACATAATATGCTTGTCAATCACTCCTAATAGGCGTCCTTCTGGTATTGCAACTTTCTTCAATCCAATAGATATGGCATTGCTATCAGCTGCGAAAGCTGGTATTTTTGTAGTGCAAGCTGCTGGCAATACTGGACCATCACCTATGAGCATGTCCTCCTTCAGTCCATGGATCTTTACTGTTGGTGCCACCTCTCATGATCGAGTTTATATCAACTCCCTATGTCTTGGAAATAATGTGACTATACCTGGTGTTGGACTTGCAC CTGGCACATACGAGAACACATTGTTTAAATTGATTCATGCAAGACATGCTTTGAACAAAAACACAACAGTTACTGATGATATGTATATTGGTGAGTGTCAAGATTCAAGTAAGTTCAGTCAGGATTTGGTCCAGGGCAACCTCCTGATCTGTAGCTATTCAGTCCAATTTGTGCTTGGGCTCTCCACCATTCAGCAGGCCTTAGAAACAGCCATGAATCTTAGTGCAGTTGGTGTTGTTTTCTCCATGGATCCTTTTGTGACTTCTTTTCAGCTTAACCCAGTTCCAATGAAAATGCCTGGCATAATAATTCCATCTGCAAATGATTCCAAG ATATTACTGCAATACTACAATTCTTCACTGCAAATAGATGGggattcaaataaaattgttaaatttgGGGCTGTTGCTAGTATTGGTGGTGGATTAGAAGCGAACTGCAATAATGAGGCCCCAATGGTTGTGTATTACTCTGCCAGAGGACCAGATCCAGAGGACAGTCTTCCTCATGAAGCTGACATTATGAAACCCAATTTGGTAGCTCCTGGAAATTTTATATGGGCTGCTTGGAGTTCTGTTGCCACTGATTCTGTTGAATTTCTAG GTGAGAATTTTGCAATGATGTCTGGCACAAGCATGGCTGCACCTCATGTTGCTGGTCTTGCTGCACTAGTTAAGCAAAAGTTTCCCAACTTTAGTCCTGCAGCCATTGGATCTGCACTTTCCACTACAGCTTCTCTGTATGACAACAATAGGAGGCCGATAATGGCTCAGCGATCCTATCCCTCCATAGACCTTAACCTATCTCCAGCAACTCCCTTTGACATGGGAAGTGGTTTTGTGAATGCAACTGCAGCATTAAATCCAGGATTGCTTTTTGATTCTG GTTATGATGATTACATGTCATTCCTATGTGGTATCAACGGTTCAACTCCTACAGTGCTAAACTACACTGGTCAAAATTGCTGGACTTATAATTCAACACTATATGGCCCTGATCTGAACTTGCCCTCAATCACAATAGCAAGGTTGAACCAATCTAGAGTAGTACAAAGAACAATCCAAAACATTGCTGGAAATGAAACTTACAATGTTGGTTGGAGTGCTCCATATGGAACTTCTATGAAAGTGTTTCCTAATCACTTCTCTCTTGCCAGTGGGGAGAGACTAGTCTTGTCTGTGATCTTCAATGCAACCAGCAACAGTTCTGCTGCCAGCTATGGGAGAATTGGGCTGTATGGTAATCAAGGTCATGTTGTCAACATTCCTGTGGCAgtcatttttaaaatcttataa
- the LOC100814590 gene encoding lysine-specific demethylase JMJ18 isoform X2 produces the protein MKQLKLAAETHAKEDNPLRHKPEMENTLESPGSSRHRKISARWDPVDACRPIVDEAPVFYPTIEEFEDTLGYIAKIRPQAELYGICRIVPPACWVPPCPLKEKDLWENAKFPTRIQQIDLLQNREPMRKKIRGRKRKHRKQSKMGMGRRTAKSGSEANVASEPEEKFGFQSGSDFTLKDFQQYASVFKDCYFGLNDANEHEKVSDNSHQQRWKPSVEEIEGEYWRIIEQPTDEVEVYYGADLETGSLGSGFPKISSLTKNESDRYTLSGWNLNNFPRLSGSALCFEGSDISGVVVPWLYVGMCFSSFCWHVEDHHLYSLNYLHWGDPKVWYGIPGSHAPGLEDAMRKHLPDLFEEQPNLLNELVTQLSPSVLKSEGVPVHRTVQHSGEFVVTFPRAYHCGFNCGFNCAEAVNVAPVDWLLHGQNAAELYSSQCRKTSLSHDKLLFGCAQEAVHALADLTLHGKEDLKYIKWRSACGKDGVLTKAVKIRITMEKERLDCIPTHLKMLKMDSKFDLFEERECFACFYDLHLSAVGCKCSPDCYSCLKHSNLFCSCEMNNRFILFRYTMDELSTLVEALEGESHAIEVWANRNTVMVSADAEDACIYKQDVESAICQTQSYKEGKNSTYCAGTNDKSNSTIPSSSYSQISAELVHSEFHHETLSAPSDTKDCHKDSLNEKDLAMDNKIMVGTGGSVDLNIDVMSGEPENYFLHAADYHHNKGVPYVEKVCFAETRKEQDNMEPGADCIASLEKEFSSCSRDVQNSCTLDGYKLFGVDLQMHSDSGEQLNSVSKMGVVETSNTSISLTNQSSLMNNFGISVEPVNLGSVMCGKLWCSKHAIYPKGFKSRVKLFSILDPPRICNYVSEVYGAGFLGPIFKVTMEERPNEAFTNTSADKCWETVLDRLNHEIKRRRSRGEIELPPLELLQSINGHKMFGFLSPSIIQAVEAADPKHQCVEYWNHKEVVSESSGSAIDDCKFSHGSSNSLGDVKTKLFGAGLIKQEQDSIIGNCDSFEEMKLVLQGFLKKASPNELSAMHKLFSSDALFTQWRTAFVSLIEEIQKACA, from the exons aTGAAACAGTTGAAATTGGCTGCAGAAACTCACGCCAAAGAG GATAATCCTCTTAGGCATAAGCCAGAAATGGAAAACACACTTGAGTCTCCTGGCAGTTCACGGCATAGAAAG ATATCAGCCAGATGGGATCCAGTTGACGCATGCCGGCCTATAGTCGATGAAGCACCTGTGTTTTATCCAACTATTGAG GAGTTTGAAGACACACTTGGTTACATAGCTAAGATTCGCCCCCAAGCTGAACTTTATGGCATATGTAGGATTGTCCCTCCAGCTTGCTGGGTACCACCTTGCCCTCTTAAGGAGAAAGATTTATGGGAAAATGCAAAATTTCCCACTCGTATTCAGCAAATTGACTTGCTTCAGAACAGGGAGCCCATGAGAAAGAAAATTAGGGGAAGGAAACGAAAACATAGAAAACAGTCAAAGATGGGCATGGGTAGGAGAACTGCCAAATCAGGTTCTGAAGCTAATGTTGCTTCTGAGCCTGAGGAGAAGTTTGGATTCCAATCAGGGTCAGACTTCACACTTAAAGACTTTCAGCAATATGCTAGTGTTTTTAAAGATTGCTACTTTGGATTGAATGATGCCAATGAACATGAAAAAGTTAGTGATAATAGTCACCAGCAGAGATGGAAGCCCTCTGTGGAGGAAATTGAAGGCGAATACTGGCGAATAATAGAGCAACCAACTGATGAGGTTGAG GTGTATTATGGAGCTGACTTGGAAACTGGATCACTTGGAAGTGGTTTTCCTAAGATATCATCCTTAACTAAGAACGAGTCAGATAGATATACCTTGTCTGGTTGGAATCTGAATAACTTCCCGCGACTGTCAGGTTCTGCATTATGTTTTGAAGGAAGTGATATCTCAGGAGTTGTAGTTCCATGGCTGTATGTTGGAATGTGCTTTTCCTCATTTTGCTGG CATGTTGAGGACCATCACCTCTATTCACTTAATTATCTGCACTGGGGTGACCCAAAAGTATGGTATGGAATTCCTGGAAGCCATGCTCCAGGTCTGGAAGATGCAATGAGAAAGCACTTGCCTGATTTATTTGAAGAACAACCAAATCTACTCAATGAATTG GTGACTCAGTTATCTCCTTCAGTTCTTAAATCCGAGGGGGTGCCTGTACATCGCACTGTCCAGCATTCAGGGGAATTTGTTGTTACCTTTCCAAGGGCATACCACTGTGGCTTCAATTGTGGCTTCAACTGTGCAGAGGCTGTGAATGTGGCTCCTGTTGACTGGCTTCTGCATGGCCAGAATGCTGCCGAGCTTTACAGTTCGCAGTGCCGTAAGACTTCATTGTCTCATGACAAGTTATTATTTGGATGTGCTCAGGAAGCCGTGCATGCCCTTGCAGATTTAACTCTTCATGGAAAAGAAgatctaaaatatataaaatggagAAGCGCTTGTGGGAAAGATGGAGTTCTTACCAAAGCAGTTAAG ATAAGGATAACTATGGAAAAGGAGAGGCTTGACTGTATTCCAACTCATTTAAAGATGCTGAAGATGGACAGTAAGTTTGATTTGTTTGAGGAAAGAGAATGCTTTGCTTGCTTCTATGACTTGCACCTATCTGCCGTAGGTTGCAAGTGCTCTCCTGACTGTTATTCTTGTCTCAAAcattcaaatttgttttgctcATGTGAAATGAACAACAGATTTATTCTGTTTCGTTATACTATGGATGAACTAAGTACATTGGTTGAAGCATTAGAAGGAGAATCGCATGCTATTGAAGTGTGGGCAAATAGAAACACTGTAATGGTTTCTGCTGATGCTGAGGATGCTTGCATTTATAAACAAGATGTGGAGAGTGCCATTTGCCAAACCCAGAGTTACAAAGAAGGGAAAAACTCAACTTATTGTGCAGGAACTAATGATAAGTCAAATTCAACTATACCTAGCAGTTCTTACAGCCAAATTTCAGCAGAATTGGTTCACTCAGAGTTTCACCATGAAACTCTTAGTGCACCATCTGACACTAAAGATTGTCATAAAGATAGTTTGAATGAAAAAGATTTGGCCATGGACAATAAAATTATGGTGGGCACAGGAGGTTCTGTGGATTTGAATATTGATGTTATGTCTGGTGaacctgaaaattattttctgcATGCTGCTGATTACCATCATAAtaagggtgttccatatgtggAAAAAGTCTGCTTTGCAGAGACCAGAAAAGAACAAGACAACATGGAACCTGGGGCTGATTGTATTGCTTCCTTGGAGAAAGAATTTTCATCTTGTTCAAGGGATGTTCAAAATTCTTGTACACTTGATGGCTATAAATTGTTTGGGGTGGATTTGCAGATGCATTCTGATTCAGGAGAGCAACTCAACAGTGTATCTAAAATGGGCGTTGTCGAAACCTCCAATACAAGTATATCTTTGACAAACCAAAGCTCCTTAATGAATAACTTTGGTATTTCTGTTGAGCCTGTAAATTTGGGCTCTGTTATGTGCGGAAAACTGTGGTGCAGTAAGCATGCAATATATCCAAAAG GATTCAAGAGTCGTGTTAAGTTATTTAGCATTCTTGATCCACCAAGAATTTGTAATTATGTTTCTGAAGTCTATGGTGCTGGATTTCTTGGGCCTATTTTCAAG GTTACCATGGAAGAACGTCCAAATGAGGCTTTCACAAACACCTCAGCAGATAAGTGCTGGGAAACAGTTCTTGACAGACTAAATCATGAAATCAAGAGGCGAAGGAGTCGAGGTGAAATAGAACTTCCACCCTTGGAACTTCTGCAAAGCATTAACGGTCACAAAATGTTTGGATTCCTTTCACCATCCATTATTCAG GCCGTTGAAGCTGCAGATCCCAAACATCAATGCGTCGAGTACTGGAATCACAAAGAAGTTGTCTCTGAGTCTTCAGGCAGTGCCATTGATGACTGTAAGTTCAGTCATGGTTCAAGCAACTCCCTAGGTGATGTCAAGACCAAACTTTTTGGTGCCGGTTTGATAAAGCAGGAGCAAGATAGCATCATAGGAAATTGTGATTCTTTTGAAGAGATGAAATTGGTGCTACAAGGATTCTTGAAAAAGGCAAGTCCCAATGAATTAAGTGCCATGCATAAGTTATTCAGCTCTGATGCACTGTTCACTCAGTGGAGAACAGCATTTGTATCACTGATAGAGGAAATCCAGAAAGCTTGTGCATAA
- the LOC100814590 gene encoding lysine-specific demethylase JMJ18 isoform X1, producing MSLWSDKLKLAAETHAKEDNPLRHKPEMENTLESPGSSRHRKISARWDPVDACRPIVDEAPVFYPTIEEFEDTLGYIAKIRPQAELYGICRIVPPACWVPPCPLKEKDLWENAKFPTRIQQIDLLQNREPMRKKIRGRKRKHRKQSKMGMGRRTAKSGSEANVASEPEEKFGFQSGSDFTLKDFQQYASVFKDCYFGLNDANEHEKVSDNSHQQRWKPSVEEIEGEYWRIIEQPTDEVEVYYGADLETGSLGSGFPKISSLTKNESDRYTLSGWNLNNFPRLSGSALCFEGSDISGVVVPWLYVGMCFSSFCWHVEDHHLYSLNYLHWGDPKVWYGIPGSHAPGLEDAMRKHLPDLFEEQPNLLNELVTQLSPSVLKSEGVPVHRTVQHSGEFVVTFPRAYHCGFNCGFNCAEAVNVAPVDWLLHGQNAAELYSSQCRKTSLSHDKLLFGCAQEAVHALADLTLHGKEDLKYIKWRSACGKDGVLTKAVKIRITMEKERLDCIPTHLKMLKMDSKFDLFEERECFACFYDLHLSAVGCKCSPDCYSCLKHSNLFCSCEMNNRFILFRYTMDELSTLVEALEGESHAIEVWANRNTVMVSADAEDACIYKQDVESAICQTQSYKEGKNSTYCAGTNDKSNSTIPSSSYSQISAELVHSEFHHETLSAPSDTKDCHKDSLNEKDLAMDNKIMVGTGGSVDLNIDVMSGEPENYFLHAADYHHNKGVPYVEKVCFAETRKEQDNMEPGADCIASLEKEFSSCSRDVQNSCTLDGYKLFGVDLQMHSDSGEQLNSVSKMGVVETSNTSISLTNQSSLMNNFGISVEPVNLGSVMCGKLWCSKHAIYPKGFKSRVKLFSILDPPRICNYVSEVYGAGFLGPIFKVTMEERPNEAFTNTSADKCWETVLDRLNHEIKRRRSRGEIELPPLELLQSINGHKMFGFLSPSIIQAVEAADPKHQCVEYWNHKEVVSESSGSAIDDCKFSHGSSNSLGDVKTKLFGAGLIKQEQDSIIGNCDSFEEMKLVLQGFLKKASPNELSAMHKLFSSDALFTQWRTAFVSLIEEIQKACA from the exons ATGTCTCTTTGGTCTGATAAG TTGAAATTGGCTGCAGAAACTCACGCCAAAGAG GATAATCCTCTTAGGCATAAGCCAGAAATGGAAAACACACTTGAGTCTCCTGGCAGTTCACGGCATAGAAAG ATATCAGCCAGATGGGATCCAGTTGACGCATGCCGGCCTATAGTCGATGAAGCACCTGTGTTTTATCCAACTATTGAG GAGTTTGAAGACACACTTGGTTACATAGCTAAGATTCGCCCCCAAGCTGAACTTTATGGCATATGTAGGATTGTCCCTCCAGCTTGCTGGGTACCACCTTGCCCTCTTAAGGAGAAAGATTTATGGGAAAATGCAAAATTTCCCACTCGTATTCAGCAAATTGACTTGCTTCAGAACAGGGAGCCCATGAGAAAGAAAATTAGGGGAAGGAAACGAAAACATAGAAAACAGTCAAAGATGGGCATGGGTAGGAGAACTGCCAAATCAGGTTCTGAAGCTAATGTTGCTTCTGAGCCTGAGGAGAAGTTTGGATTCCAATCAGGGTCAGACTTCACACTTAAAGACTTTCAGCAATATGCTAGTGTTTTTAAAGATTGCTACTTTGGATTGAATGATGCCAATGAACATGAAAAAGTTAGTGATAATAGTCACCAGCAGAGATGGAAGCCCTCTGTGGAGGAAATTGAAGGCGAATACTGGCGAATAATAGAGCAACCAACTGATGAGGTTGAG GTGTATTATGGAGCTGACTTGGAAACTGGATCACTTGGAAGTGGTTTTCCTAAGATATCATCCTTAACTAAGAACGAGTCAGATAGATATACCTTGTCTGGTTGGAATCTGAATAACTTCCCGCGACTGTCAGGTTCTGCATTATGTTTTGAAGGAAGTGATATCTCAGGAGTTGTAGTTCCATGGCTGTATGTTGGAATGTGCTTTTCCTCATTTTGCTGG CATGTTGAGGACCATCACCTCTATTCACTTAATTATCTGCACTGGGGTGACCCAAAAGTATGGTATGGAATTCCTGGAAGCCATGCTCCAGGTCTGGAAGATGCAATGAGAAAGCACTTGCCTGATTTATTTGAAGAACAACCAAATCTACTCAATGAATTG GTGACTCAGTTATCTCCTTCAGTTCTTAAATCCGAGGGGGTGCCTGTACATCGCACTGTCCAGCATTCAGGGGAATTTGTTGTTACCTTTCCAAGGGCATACCACTGTGGCTTCAATTGTGGCTTCAACTGTGCAGAGGCTGTGAATGTGGCTCCTGTTGACTGGCTTCTGCATGGCCAGAATGCTGCCGAGCTTTACAGTTCGCAGTGCCGTAAGACTTCATTGTCTCATGACAAGTTATTATTTGGATGTGCTCAGGAAGCCGTGCATGCCCTTGCAGATTTAACTCTTCATGGAAAAGAAgatctaaaatatataaaatggagAAGCGCTTGTGGGAAAGATGGAGTTCTTACCAAAGCAGTTAAG ATAAGGATAACTATGGAAAAGGAGAGGCTTGACTGTATTCCAACTCATTTAAAGATGCTGAAGATGGACAGTAAGTTTGATTTGTTTGAGGAAAGAGAATGCTTTGCTTGCTTCTATGACTTGCACCTATCTGCCGTAGGTTGCAAGTGCTCTCCTGACTGTTATTCTTGTCTCAAAcattcaaatttgttttgctcATGTGAAATGAACAACAGATTTATTCTGTTTCGTTATACTATGGATGAACTAAGTACATTGGTTGAAGCATTAGAAGGAGAATCGCATGCTATTGAAGTGTGGGCAAATAGAAACACTGTAATGGTTTCTGCTGATGCTGAGGATGCTTGCATTTATAAACAAGATGTGGAGAGTGCCATTTGCCAAACCCAGAGTTACAAAGAAGGGAAAAACTCAACTTATTGTGCAGGAACTAATGATAAGTCAAATTCAACTATACCTAGCAGTTCTTACAGCCAAATTTCAGCAGAATTGGTTCACTCAGAGTTTCACCATGAAACTCTTAGTGCACCATCTGACACTAAAGATTGTCATAAAGATAGTTTGAATGAAAAAGATTTGGCCATGGACAATAAAATTATGGTGGGCACAGGAGGTTCTGTGGATTTGAATATTGATGTTATGTCTGGTGaacctgaaaattattttctgcATGCTGCTGATTACCATCATAAtaagggtgttccatatgtggAAAAAGTCTGCTTTGCAGAGACCAGAAAAGAACAAGACAACATGGAACCTGGGGCTGATTGTATTGCTTCCTTGGAGAAAGAATTTTCATCTTGTTCAAGGGATGTTCAAAATTCTTGTACACTTGATGGCTATAAATTGTTTGGGGTGGATTTGCAGATGCATTCTGATTCAGGAGAGCAACTCAACAGTGTATCTAAAATGGGCGTTGTCGAAACCTCCAATACAAGTATATCTTTGACAAACCAAAGCTCCTTAATGAATAACTTTGGTATTTCTGTTGAGCCTGTAAATTTGGGCTCTGTTATGTGCGGAAAACTGTGGTGCAGTAAGCATGCAATATATCCAAAAG GATTCAAGAGTCGTGTTAAGTTATTTAGCATTCTTGATCCACCAAGAATTTGTAATTATGTTTCTGAAGTCTATGGTGCTGGATTTCTTGGGCCTATTTTCAAG GTTACCATGGAAGAACGTCCAAATGAGGCTTTCACAAACACCTCAGCAGATAAGTGCTGGGAAACAGTTCTTGACAGACTAAATCATGAAATCAAGAGGCGAAGGAGTCGAGGTGAAATAGAACTTCCACCCTTGGAACTTCTGCAAAGCATTAACGGTCACAAAATGTTTGGATTCCTTTCACCATCCATTATTCAG GCCGTTGAAGCTGCAGATCCCAAACATCAATGCGTCGAGTACTGGAATCACAAAGAAGTTGTCTCTGAGTCTTCAGGCAGTGCCATTGATGACTGTAAGTTCAGTCATGGTTCAAGCAACTCCCTAGGTGATGTCAAGACCAAACTTTTTGGTGCCGGTTTGATAAAGCAGGAGCAAGATAGCATCATAGGAAATTGTGATTCTTTTGAAGAGATGAAATTGGTGCTACAAGGATTCTTGAAAAAGGCAAGTCCCAATGAATTAAGTGCCATGCATAAGTTATTCAGCTCTGATGCACTGTTCACTCAGTGGAGAACAGCATTTGTATCACTGATAGAGGAAATCCAGAAAGCTTGTGCATAA
- the LOC100793643 gene encoding CASP-like protein 1B1, with the protein MASENGDKLELAFSVVPDPKPKKDWVNLSLRVVAFLATASATLVMAFNKQTKSMVVATIGTNPVTITLTAMFQHTPAFTFFVIVNAIASFYNMVVIGVEILGPQYDYKELRLGLIAILDVMTMALAATGDGAATFMAELGRNGNSHARWDKICDKFEAYCNRGGVALIASFVGLILLLVVTVMSITKMLKLNRI; encoded by the exons ATGGCCTCAGAAAATGGAGACAAACTAGAACTTGCTTTCAGTGTTGTTCCTGATCCCAAGCCCAAGAAGGATTGGGTCAATTTGTCCCTTAGGGTGGTCGCATTTTTGGCCACAGCATCTGCTACGCTTGTTATGGCATTCAACAAACAAACCAAAAGCATGGTAGTTGCCACCATTGGCACTAACCCAGTAACAATTACTCTTACTGCAATGTTTCAGCACACTCCAGCTTTTAC ATTCTTCGTGATAGTCAATGCAATTGCCAGTTTCTATAACATGGTGGTGATAGGAGTGGAGATATTAGGACCACAATATGATTACAAAGAACTTCGTCTTGGACTGATTGCAATATTAGACGTG ATGACGATGGCTCTAGCAGCAACTGGAGATGGTGCAGCAACATTCATGGCAGAATTAGGAAGGAATGGTAATTCACATGCAAGGTGGGATAAGATATGTGACAAATTCGAAGCATACTGCAACCGAGGTGGTGTTGCCCTCATTGCCTCTTTCGTTGGCCTCATTCTCCTCCTCGTTGTTACAGTGATGTCTATCACCAAGATGCTCAAGCTAAATCGCATTTAG
- the LOC100527656 gene encoding Protein LSD1-like (The RefSeq protein has 1 substitution compared to this genomic sequence) translates to MQSQVVCNGCRSLLLYPRGATNVCCALCNTITSVSPPGMEMSQLYCGGCRTLLMYTRGATSVRCSCCHTVNLVPPASNQVAHVHCGNCRTTLMYPYGAPSVKCALCHFITNTNNGRLPIPVHRPNGTNNAGTLPSTSTSMPQSQSQTVVVENPMSVDSSGKLVSNVVVGVTTDKK, encoded by the exons ATGCAGAGCCAAGTTGTGTGCAATGGTTGTAGGAGCCTTCTGCTTTACCCAAGAGGAGCAACCAATGTCTGTTGTGCATTGTGCAACACAATTACCTCTGTTCCTCCACCTG GGATGGAAATGTCTCAACTTTATTGTGGAGGTTGTAGGACATTGCTAATGTACACACGTGGAGCTACAAGTGTGAGATGTTCCTGCTGTCACACTGTAAACCTTGTTCCACCAG CATCTAATCAAGTGGCTCATGTCCATTGTGGGAACTGCCGGACAACACTCATGTATCCTTATGGAGCTCCCTCAGTCAAATGTGCTCTTTGTCACTTTATTACTAAT ACAAACAATGGAAGGCTTCCAATCCCTGTCCATAGACCCAATGGGACAAACAATGCTGGAACATTACCTTCTACATCAAca TCAATGCCCCAATCTCAAAGTCAAACGGTAGTGGTAGAAAATCCAATGTCTGTTGATTCAAGTGGGAAATTG GTGAGCAATGTTGTTGTTGGCGTTACAACGGATAAGAAATAA
- the LOC100527656 gene encoding protein LSD1-like isoform X1, with protein sequence MQSQVVCNGCRSLLLYPRGATNVCCALCNTITSVPPPGMEMSQLYCGGCRTLLMYTRGATSVRCSCCHTVNLVPPASNQVAHVHCGNCRTTLMYPYGAPSVKCALCHFITNVSTNNGRLPIPVHRPNGTNNAGTLPSTSTSMPQSQSQTVVVENPMSVDSSGKLVSNVVVGVTTDKK encoded by the exons ATGCAGAGCCAAGTTGTGTGCAATGGTTGTAGGAGCCTTCTGCTTTACCCAAGAGGAGCAACCAATGTCTGTTGTGCATTGTGCAACACAATTACCTCTGTTCCTCCACCTG GGATGGAAATGTCTCAACTTTATTGTGGAGGTTGTAGGACATTGCTAATGTACACACGTGGAGCTACAAGTGTGAGATGTTCCTGCTGTCACACTGTAAACCTTGTTCCACCAG CATCTAATCAAGTGGCTCATGTCCATTGTGGGAACTGCCGGACAACACTCATGTATCCTTATGGAGCTCCCTCAGTCAAATGTGCTCTTTGTCACTTTATTACTAATGTCAGT ACAAACAATGGAAGGCTTCCAATCCCTGTCCATAGACCCAATGGGACAAACAATGCTGGAACATTACCTTCTACATCAAca TCAATGCCCCAATCTCAAAGTCAAACGGTAGTGGTAGAAAATCCAATGTCTGTTGATTCAAGTGGGAAATTG GTGAGCAATGTTGTTGTTGGCGTTACAACGGATAAGAAATAA